The sequence below is a genomic window from Monodelphis domestica isolate mMonDom1 chromosome 2, mMonDom1.pri, whole genome shotgun sequence.
GGGGGAAGTTTGCTCTGGAATGAATTTTAAggctctttctccccttccaatCATTATGttagccagcatttattaagtaccaaatTCCATGCCAAGCACTctactaggcactggggatacacagACAAAAAGAGAAACGGTCCATGCTCTCAGGATGATTTTATATCGTGTAAATCCAGCTCGTTTGCCCATATCCTTTACCCTTCCCGCAGGATTATGGAAAGATGTGTTATGTTTGGGAAGAATTATGGCTGAGTGCTGGAGAATAAAGACTTGTTATATTATTTGAACAGATCAACACCTGAGTTAATAAATTGTCTGGGGCCCGAGGCATTCTGGTGAAATTAATTTTCTGGTTAGTGGAGAGATTATGGGAAAATTCCTTTTGTTGACTGACCGATCTTGCTGGAAAATCTTGTTttccagtggtttgccatttgctacTCCAGGTGAGGACAGCTGGGaggcacagtagacagagtgctgggcagcttagagtcaggaagagtcatcttcttgagttcaccTCTGATGCCTAGgcacttgctatctgtgtgaccctgagcaggtcatttaaccctctttgctcagtttcctcatctgtaaaatgagctagagaagaaaatggtgaaccactccagtatctttgcaagaaaaccccaaatggggtcaagaagaatcagatgTGGCTGGACAACAGTGTGTAAATAGGCTTAAAAGGTGGGATGGAGAATAGAgattgaagagctttaaatgccaaaccaagtaatttatttttgatCTTAATGGTGAATCTTTCTGTCAATGCAGCGAGCTTCTGTATATAGCTGACAATCCATGTAATGGGTTCATTTTATCAATCTTGTCTTGGCCTTTAGCATGACTGCTACTTTCCTGATGTCTCTACTTTTTGGCCTTGCATTTGGACAAACAATGTCTCTTTGTGTTCCCACTGGATACACCATGCACATTGAAAGGAGAGAGTGTGCCTACTGCCTTACCATCAATACCACCATCTGTGCTGGATACTGCATGACTCGGGTATGCtggaatttttattattattattattttaatccttaccttccatcttagaatcagtactgtgcattggttctaaggcagaagagcagtaagggctaggcaatgggagtcaagtgacttgcccagggtcacacaactaggaaatgtctcaggtcaaatttgaacccaggacctcctgtttctgagcctggctctcagtcccactgagccacccagccctCTGAGTGGACTgcttttagagagaaaaaaggaaccaAAGCTCTATCATATTATCGTTTTTACCTATGTTACATTTTAGTAGAAACCAACACCTTTTCAGAATTCATTCTAGTTTGGAAGGGGGCTTAGGGGAAAGAAATGCTTTCAGGAGATGCCTAAAAGGAGATGTACATGTGGCTGTTGGTGATCATAGTTCAGTACAATAATgggaacatttttattttaaaaaaatttatttaattaatttagaatatttttccattctttccctgccctccccccatagtggacaagcaattcctctgaattttacatgtattaATGATCAAGACAATAGgtgcattttttaaacccttaccttccctcttggagtcaatactgtgtattggttccaaggcagaagagtggcaagggctaggcaatgagggttaaatgacttgcccagggtcacacagctggtaagtgtctgagaccagatttgaacccaggacttcccatctctaggcctggctctcaatccactgagctacccagatgccccgcAATAGGcacatttaaaaaacccttacattttgtttgagtgttaattctaagacagaagaatggcaagagctaggcaatcgaggttaagtgacttgccgagacccacagctaggaaggatttgaagccagatttgatcccaggtcctctgtctccagacttggcactctatatACTACCTAACTGCCAGCCCTGCAATCATGAATGCATGTATTGCTCATTTTATACTAGGTGTCACCTGCCTATTGGTATCACAACTGACTAATTACTAACTCTGTGTGACTTGGGTATGTGACTTCATTCATTTGAACCTTGgcttcctcaaatataaaattgaattaaactgGGAACTTTCAccatcccttctagctctactgAGATTCTATACTTtcacaatgtttttctttttactctttaaATGAACTTTATAGCATTTGggactagaaaggaccttaacgAGATTGTTTCATTTAGTCCCCTCCATTCTACTGATGacaaactgaggtccagagaataagtagcagagccaagatttgaaaccaggttctcaAACTGATTACTCTTTCTtgtagtcttaaaaaaaaaacccaaaacaaaaaaacccttactttttatcttagtaacaactctaaaacagatttgctaggcaaataagattaaatgacttgcccagggtctgtagatttgaactcgggtcctcctgactctaggcttggaaCTTTATCCACCGtgtgacccagctgccccctttcttgtAGTTTTGAAAAGGATGTGTTGAGTGTGGATAATGCCATAAACCAGGCCTTCTCTAATTTCTTATATGAATCTATGATCCAACTGGTGCGTGTATTTCCCAGTCTTCTTTTCTAATACAACTCTTATCCATGTCCCCCCAGAAATAGTCCACAGGGAGTTAATAATAATTAGGAGTTAATGCAATAGGTTGGGGTCTCCTTTAGGTTTTTTAACCTTGTTTAGTGGCCTCCCCAATTCTTAACCCTCATTTTTCATATATGACTTGATGtgttgatggtggtggtgggCACCCTGGAATAGTGGATTTGTTGAAATGTCACATAGTTAATTGATCCTAGGACCCTagctctctcctttctcaaattgccttgtattccatcacatttgttggtatcaattttattttaaaaatttttatttacttttctatcttagtaataactctaagacagaagggcaagcaaatggagtaaaatgacttgtccagggttacacagccaggaagtgtgcAAGGCCAAATTTTATAAACCATTCTGCCTGAGCTCCAAGGATACTATAAACTTGAAGATGACAAGTAAggctttatttgggggtttgcaTCCCCATCGCCTGCCTCTGTACCCAACATGGTGTTTATCATAGTTAGGAACATAAATCCTGGATGAAGTGCGTTAAACCCAGATCTTATCATTCCTACTGCAGTGCTCTCTCCATTCTACAACATGGTGAAGTTGAATTTCTGTGTTAATTGGGTCTTAATTAGGTCTTTAGTGACTGAAAGATCTagtttcaagtcctgcctttgccATAtatctgtgatggtgaacctatggcagatgtgccaaagatggcaaaaTGAATGCTTTCTATGGGCATGTGTCTACCCCATGGAAGAATTCATTGCTAGAAAGGAGAGGGACTCAGGAGgatctgttcccttccccctctccaccatgcctgacattttttcacatcatccatACATCTGCCCAGCAGTCCATGGGAGTACACGGGGGTAatgtgggcagctcacaggtggcagagctggaggggagtggagtgttcaggccactcctctccccatctctacattcactgaggacattcctcacttcatctgcccctctgcccagcagcctaatgggagcactttctcccttccttgtgtggggtaaggtgGTGGGAAGGGCACAGCACTTAGTCTGGGGGGAGGAGGTGGGGCATGACATATaggctctaaaaggttccccatcattGCCAAATACTGTGTGAtgctgggaagtcacttaaccctaattgcctaacttTCACTACTTGGCCTTggtacttaatattaattctgagacataaagtaagggtttttagaaaaaaagagaaaaagaagtggcATTAagaatataagggttaaaaaaagctGGGGAGGCAGAAGGTTTTGAGGAATATATTCCAGAATATGAGATATGAACCATTCTATGGTATAAAGGAAAGATCTTTGGCTTCTTCCTATTTAGAGGTtgcttggtggtgcagtggattgaaTCAGAAAGTCAtgaagagggggaagctgggttgctcaatggtttgagagccaggcctagagatgggaggtcctaggttcaaatctggcctcagacatttcccagctatgtaaccctgggcaagtcacttgacccccattgcctagcccttaccaatcttggaactgatattgattccaagatggaaggtaaaggtttaaaaaaaaagtcatgaagaTATATTAGCTCTTATATGGCTTCTaatattaactagctgtgtgaacctaagttttcttaattaaaaaactgggataataatagcatctccttcctagagttgttgtgaagagcaaatgagatGTAAAGTATTTGTATAAGGATCATTTAGGTtcatgacctaatctaagtttgatttttagtctccaggggatatcccaaataaaatactcaaatcagtttggaaatctatgatggtttaatcaatatagagggaagaaatcaaggagaagagagagggaaaaggtatagaaTTTCatctgcctggcctgtgccagggagagttcaaagtcctcctccacaaggtttctgaagaatattagaggcttctaagagaaggtaaagaaggaaaaatcagcctaaactccaagagagctcagagagatGCCTCACTAATCTTCCtctagtatggtatcaaggaaaactcactgctaaaccggACAATAGCCGCTGCCACACCAAGAGGCCAAAAGGCTCAGCACGCTACCatcagccacctctctgcctcaagaggctggagagaggaagtgacacgaaatacatagaccgtttttacatcactttcctgcatctcacatgtaccaatggtagcttaagcttgacttatgatagtccaggggtctgtcagctgtttctgatttgtcatttgttaacacatgtctatcataggccatcctcctagatacttaatccttgagtaggggtgaagacattcctgattttgttagactaagcagggtggagtaatctaaagttcacacctgGCACAAcatatgtgctatataaatgttggctattattattattatcttattttcaaTTTGCTCTCACCATTATTCCCTATTTGTAAAACTGATGTCAAGGGATGCtcacctctctcttctctcctcaggacAGCAATGGTAAGCTGTTCCTCCCCAAAAGCGCTCTCTCCCAGGATGTGTGCACATATAGAGACATCATCTACAGGACAGTGGTGATGCCAGGCTGCCC
It includes:
- the TSHB gene encoding thyrotropin subunit beta precursor (The RefSeq protein has 2 substitutions compared to this genomic sequence), with translation MTATFLMSLLFGLAFGQTMSLCVPTGYTMHIERRECAYCLTINTTICAGYCMTRDSNGKLFLPKSALSQDVCTYRDVIYRTVVMPGCPPHVIPYISYPVAVSCRCGKCNTDYIDCIHESVTTNYCTKPQKPYLVGFPV